In the Salarias fasciatus chromosome 13, fSalaFa1.1, whole genome shotgun sequence genome, one interval contains:
- the ppp4r3b gene encoding serine/threonine-protein phosphatase 4 regulatory subunit 3B isoform X1, which yields MSDTRRRVKVYTLNEDRQWDDRGTGHVSSTFVERLKGISLLVRAESDGSLLLESKISANTAYQKQQDTLIVWSEADNYDLALSFQEKAGCDEIWEKICQVQGKDPALDVTQDPIDESEEERFEEIPETSHLVELPPCELSRLEEIADLVTSVLSSPIRREKLALALMSEGYIKKLLGLFRVCEDLDNREGLHHLYEIVRGVLFLNKAALFEVMFSDDCIMDVVGCLEYDPALVQPKRHREFLTKTAKFKEVIPITDSELRQKIHQTYRVQYIQDIILPTPSVFEENFLSTLTSFIFFNKVEIVSMLQEDEKFLTEVFAQLTDDATEDSKRRELVNFVKEFCAFSQTLQPQNRDAFFKTLANLGILPALEIVMGMDDLQVRAAATDIFSYLVEFSPSMVREFVMQEPQQTDDDVLLINVVIKQMICDSDPELGGAVQLMGLLRTLIDPENMLASSNKTEKTEFLSFFYKYCMHVLTAPLLANTAHDKSSKGTLDKFNRSISACVATEASLFNFSFFFFFFFNSELQEGSTKINPVCPDNFQTAQLLALILELLTFCVEHHTYHIKTYIMNKDLLRRVLVLMNSKHTFLALCALRFMRRIIGLKDEYYNRYIIKGNLFEPVINALLDNGTRYNLLNSAIIELFEFIKVEDIKSLIAHIVDNFYKALESIEYVQTFKGLKGRYEQEKDRQSQRLNRYRRDARSLDEDEELWFNDDDDDDDGEAVEKRMEDDFPDSYGKYMEAKKGAANGANGANNNGKAAAIPPASPAVTPNNSSASSVKTVALPATPVVKTALVGLVDYPDDEDEEEEDEEEEQSPRKRPRLSS from the exons ATGTCGGACACTCGGCGGCGGGTAAAAGTGTACACGCTGAATGAGGACCGGCAGTGGGACGATCGGGGTACCGGACACGTCTCGTCCACATTTGTTGAACGGCTAAAGGGAATCTCGTTACTAGTCCGGGCCGAGTCGGACG GATCTTTATTGCTGGAATCGAAAATAAGCGCAAATACCGCATATCAGAAACAGCAG GACACGCTGATTGTATGGTCAGAGGCAGATAACTATGACCTTGCCCTCAGCTTCCAGGAAAAGGCGGGCTGTGATGAGATCTGGGAGAAGATTTGTCAG GTTCAAGGAAAGGACCCTGCTCTGGACGTCACCCAGGACCCCATCGATGAGTCGGAAGAGGAGCGCTTCGAGGAGATCCCAGAGACGAGCCACCTGGTCGAGCTCCCTCCTTGTGAACTAAGTCGACTGGAGGAAATCGCAGACCTGGTCACATCTGTCCTGTCGTCGCCCATCCGGAGAGAAAAACTGGCCCTGGCTCTGATGAGTGAGGGCTACATCAAGAAACTACTGGGTCTGTTCAGAGTATGCGAGGACCTGGACAACAGGGAAGGCCTCCATCACCTCTATGAGATTGTCCGAGGAGTCTTGTTCCTTAATAAAGCGGCCCTGTTCGAGGTCATGTTCTCTGACGACTGTATCATGGATGTGGTGGGCTGCCTCGAGTACGACCCGGCTCTCGTTCAGCCTAAACGACACAGAGAGTTTCTGACCAAGACTGCCAAGTTTAAGGAGGTGATTCCCATCACGGACTCTGAGCTGCGGCAGAAAATCCATCAGACGTACCGAGTTCAGTACATCCAAGACATCATCCTGCCCACGCCATCAGTCTTTGAAGAAAACTTTCTGTCCACACTCACCTCGTTCATCTTTTTCAATAAGGTGGAGATTGTCAGTATGTTACAG GAGGACGAGAAGTTCCTCACGGAGGTCTTTGCACAGCTCACAGACGACGCCACAGAGGACAGTAAAAGGAGAGAGCTC GTGAACTTTGTCAAAGAATTCTGTGCTTTTTCACAAACGCTGCAGCCTCAAAACAGGGACGCTTTTTTCAAAACTCTGGCCAATCTCGGGATTTTACCAGCTCTGGAAATAGTCATG GGGATGGATGACTTGCAGGTGAGAGCTGCAGCGACCGACATCTTCTCCTACCTGGTGGAATTCAGCCCCTCCATGGTCAGGGAGTTTGTCATGCAGGAGCCACAGCAGACGGACGAC GATGTTTTGCTGATAAATGTGGTGATAAAGCAGATGATCTGTGACTCCGACCCGGAGTTGGGAGGAGCCGTCCAGCTGATGGGTCTTCTCAGGACACTCATCGACCCTGAGAACATGCTGGCTTCCTCCAAC aaaacagagaaaactgaGTTTCTGAGTTTCTTCTACAAGTATTGCATGCACGTCCTGACTGCTCCTCTGCTGGCCAACACTGCACACGACAAGAGCTCAAAAGGTACGCTGGACAAGTTCAACCGCAGCATTTCAGCCTGTGTGGCGACAGAAGCTTCACTgttcaatttttcttttttctttttttttttttttaattcagaactgCAGGAGGGTTCTACCAAGATCAACCCAGTCTGTCCAG ATAACTTCCAGACAGCTCAGCTGCTGGCTCTGATCCTGGAGCTCCTGACCTTCTGTGTGGAGCATCACACATATCACATCAAGACCTACATCATGAACAAGGACCTGCTCAGGAGAGTGCTGGTGCTCATGAACTCCAAGCACACCTTTCTTGCTCTTT GCGCCCTGCGCTTCATGCGCAGAATCATCGGTCTGAAAGATGAATATTACAACCGCTACATCATCAAAGGGAACCTGTTTGAGCCCGTCATTAATGCCCTGCTGGACAACGGCACCCGATACAACCTCCTCAACTCAGCCATCATCGAGCTCTTTGAGTTCATTAAAGTG GAGGACATCAAATCTCTCATAGCTCACATTGTGGACAACTTCTACAAAGCTCTGGAATCGATCGAGTACGTCCAGACGTTCAAGGGTCTGAAGGGGCGGTACGAGCAGGAGAAGGACCGGCAGAGTCAGAGACTCAACAG GTATCGCAGAGACGCGCGGTCGTTGGACGAAGACGAAGAGTTGTGGTTCAACGACGACGATGATGACGACGACGGCGAGGCGGTGGAGAAGAGGATGGAGGACGATTTTCCCGACAGCTACGGCAAGTACATGGAAGCCAAAAAAG GAGCCGCCAACGGAGCAAACGGTGCCAACAACAACGGGAAAGCTGCTGCGATCCCCCCCGCCTCTCCCGCCGTCACTCCAAACAACAGCTCGGCTTCCTCCGTCAAAACGGTCGCGCTGCCTGCCACACCCGTCGTCAAG ACTGCCCTCGTGGGTTTGGTGGACTACCCCGACGacgaggacgaagaggaggaggacgaagaggaggagcagtctCCCAGGAAGCGACCTCGCCTGAGCTCTTAA
- the LOC115399892 gene encoding inactive phospholipase D5 isoform X1, with translation MDLRGPRGPMIGPDPRGQGLGFGFSASGITASSVITAVQQQDYSASVWLRRRDKLEHSQQKCIVIFALVCCFAVLVALIFSAVDIWGDDEDGITEENCSRSCRVVLVENIPEDISFSDNGTSHVPLSQGLYSLLDQAIRVVEIVSPLWLLNSSDYESSFQPAARQGRALLSRLQGLKARGIHLKISSGMIDSDELRTLAKHYAEVHSLNMTALTKGNMHSSFWVVDRRHFYIGSGSMDWRSLATRKELGVLVYNCSCLALDLHRVFSLYWGLQYKDFIPSFWSKRVFALFNRSTPLELTFNSTKAEAYISTSPDGFIPRDRSTDLEAISRVIQEARHFIYISITDYLPLLGSSTKRYWSRIDGLIREALILRKVRVRLLISCREQTHPLTFNFLWSLRSLCMEQANCSLEAKFFNPRVQRDGSLQGVNHNRFMVTDRAIYLGNLDWVGNEFTFNAGAGLVISQPEGVEDRNATVVEQLQAAFERDWFSRYTRSVQANKIPVCNKQHINRVVPGKGRHLDSGPVPLRKGQQDNGPMPLRSHHRVDGQKPDKTKNQDERLGRISRQGPANGPAPLEDGHQEKGPFKMSHFESSQVEIRGGSHENPTDLPGQMAESSGCREISNTSL, from the exons TCTCAGCAGAAGTGCATTGTGATCTTTGCCTTGGTGTGCTGCTTTGCCGTGCTGGTGGCGCTGATTTTCTCGGCCGTGGACATCTGGGGCGACGACGAGGATGGGATCACGGAGGAGAACTgtagcaggagctgcag agtgGTGCTTGTGGAGAACATCCCAGAGGACATCTCGTTCTCAGACAACGGCACATCCCACGTCCCGCTCTCACAGGGGCTGTACAGCTTACTGGACCAGGCAATCCGGGTCGTAGAAATAGTTTCTCCGCTGTGGCTCCTCAACTCCTCTGACTATGAATCCAGCTTCCAGCCGGCTGCCAGACAG GGACGGGCTCTGCTGTCCCGGCTTCAGGGGCTGAAAGCGAGAGGAATCCACCTGAAAATCTCCAGCGGGATGATCGACTCGGATGAGCTCAGGACACTCGCCAAACACT ATGCTGAGGTGCACTCTTTGAACATGACGGCTCTGACCAAAGGCAACATGCACTCGTCCTTCTGGGTGGTGGACAGGAGACATTTCTACATCGGAAGTGGCAGCATGGACTGGAGATCACTGGCCACA AGGAAGGAGCTGGGGGTGTTGGTCTACAACTGCAGCTGTCTGGCTCTGGATCTCCACAGAGTGTTCAGCCTCTACTGGGGGCTCCAGTACAAAGACTTCATCCCCTCCTTCTGGTCCAAGCGCGTCTTCGCCCTTTTCAACAGGAGCACGCCGCTGGAGCTCACCTTCAACAGCACAAAAGCCGAAGCCTACATCTCT accTCACCAGATGGTTTCATCCCTCGAGATCGAAGCACTGATCTGGAGGCCATTTCTCGAGTCATCCAGGAGGCCCGACATTTCATATACATCTCTATCACTGACTACTTACCCCTCCTCGGCAGCAGCACCAAAAG GTATTGGTCCCGTATCGACGGGCTTATCAGGGAGGCTCTGATCCTGAGGAAGGTGCGGGTTCGTTTGCTGATAAGTTGCCGGGAGCAGACTCATCCACTTACCTTCAACTTCCTCTGGTCCCTGAGGAGTCTGTGCATGGAGCAGGCCAACTGCTCGCTGGAAGCT aagttCTTCAACCCCAGAGTACAGAGGGATGGCAGCCTCCAGGGAGTTAACCACAACAGGTTTATGGTTACAGATAGAGCCATTTATTTAG GTAACCTTGACTGGGTGGGAAACGAGTTCACCTTCAACGCAGGAGCGGGCCTGGTGATCAGTCAGCCGGAGGGCGTCGAGGACAGGAACGCTACCgtggtggagcagctgcaggcggCGTTTGAGCGGGACTGGTTTTCCCGTTACACCCGCTCCGTGCAGGCTAATAAAATCCCTGTTTGCAACAAGCAGCACATCAACCGGGTGGTTCCGGGCAAAGGTAGACATCTTGACAGCGGGCCGGTGCCCCTGAGGAAAGGCCAACAGGATAACGGACCCATGCCGCTGAGGAGCCATCACAGAGTCGACGGGCAGAAGCCTGATAAAACGAAGAATCAGGACGAAAGACTTGGCAGAATCAGTCGCCAAGGCCCGGCCAACGGACCGGCGCCGCTCGAGGACGGGCACCAGGAGAAGGGTCCATTCAAAATGAGTCACTTTGAAAGCAGTCAGGTAGAAATCAGAGGTGGGAGCCACGAGAATCCGACAGATCTGCCGGGTCAGATGGCCGAAAGCAGCGGCTGCAGGGAGATTTCCAACACTTCTCTGTGA
- the cfap36 gene encoding cilia- and flagella-associated protein 36 isoform X1 — MAEDDSEWVVESIVGYLGSPEWVIPVTDFMENKCTVFDDEDENKLSYTEIHQQYKTLVEKLLEHYMQEVGINEQQFLDACTSPFAKSKTLQSVFQPVLATDDFQMFRTLMVQKNMELQLQALRVIKERNGALPDCLTDGADVMTELQQQEMKILQEVLKKSKEEYDEEMSRRLLFEEELGSTSSSCSDKPMTEGGESQNTTSAASQHSSAAKVSPESKPAIKAAASGGGDEKSAAKKPTADCGSNGVESRVLPAVKAPAKSGEPSLSSSSGGGGGGPQTKEQSGVRSQTPAESWLEEAHREAGFSEPYTELSASQQEQLQQRAAYLRQQRDKLHALRKEQQKTKQTAKREKSPSSRTPTPTATPEAVGQSQRNGVCSPPPPAPPRAPPAAPPPAQHSAAPPKQKEISAEERKKLQKRKHLADKLKEEVIKK; from the exons ATGGCTGAGGATGACAGCGAGTGGGTGGTGGAGAGCATCGTGGGCTACCTGGGCAGTCCCGAGTGGGTCATCCCGGTCACGGACTTTATGGAGAACAAATGCACAG tatttgatgatgaagatgaaaataAGTTATCCTACACAGAAATCCATCAGCAGTACAAGACCTTG GTAGAGAAGCTGTTAGAGCATTACATGCAGGAGGTTGGCATCAACGAGCAGCAGTTTCTGGATGCGTGCACGTCTCCCTTTGCCAAGTCCAAAACTCTGCAG TCGGTGTTCCAGCCAGTTCTCGCTACAGATGATTTCCAGATGTTTCGCACACTGATGGTCCAGAAGAACATGGAGCTTCAACTTCAGGCCCTAAGGGTCATCAAGGAAAGGAACG gagctCTCCCAGATTGTCTCACTGACGGTGCTGATGTGAtgacggagctgcagcagcaagagATGAAAATCCTACAAGAGGTTCTCAA aaagtCCAAAGAGGAGTACGATGAGGAGATGTCCCGGAGGCTGCTGTTTGAGGAGGAACTTGGTTCCacttccagcagctgctctgatAAGCCAATGACTGAAGGTGGTGAATCCCAGAATACCACGTCCGCTGCGAGCCAACACAGCAGCGCTGCCAAG GTCAGCCCGGAGAGCAAACCGGCGATCAAGGCAGCTGCCAGCGGAGGTGGAGACGAGAAAAGTGCAGCTAAGAAACCCACAGCAG ATTGTGGCAGTAACGGTGTGGAGTCCAGAgtcctcccagctgtgaaagcTCCAGCGAAGTCCGGCGAGCcgtctctcagcagcagcagcggcggcggcggcggcggccctcaGACTAAAGAGCAGAGCGGCGTCCGCAGTCAGACTCCTGCCGAGTCGTGGCTGGAGGAGGCGCACAGGGAGGCCGGCTTCTCCGAGCCCTAtacc GAGCTGTCAGCGtcccagcaggagcagctccagcagagggcagcgtACCTGCGCCAGCAGCGAGACAAGCTGCACGCTCTGAggaaagagcagcagaaaaccaAGCAGACGGCCAAACGGGAGAAATCCCCCAGCAGCCGCACGCCAacccccaccgccaccccg GAGGCAGTGGGGCAGTCACAGAGGAACGGGGTGtgttccccccctcctcccgctcctcctcgcgctccacccgctgctcctcctcctgcgcaGCACTCTGCCGCCCCGCCCAAACAGAAG GAAATATCAgctgaggagaggaagaagctccagaagagaaaacaccTGGCGGACAAACTGAAAGAGGAAGTCATCAAGAAATAA
- the cfap36 gene encoding cilia- and flagella-associated protein 36 isoform X2, whose translation MAEDDSEWVVESIVGYLGSPEWVIPVTDFMENKCTVFDDEDENKLSYTEIHQQYKTLVEKLLEHYMQEVGINEQQFLDACTSPFAKSKTLQSVFQPVLATDDFQMFRTLMVQKNMELQLQALRVIKERNGALPDCLTDGADVMTELQQQEMKILQEVLKKSKEEYDEEMSRRLLFEEELGSTSSSCSDKPMTEGGESQNTTSAASQHSSAAKVSPESKPAIKAAASGGGDEKSAAKKPTADCGSNGVESRVLPAVKAPAKSGEPSLSSSSGGGGGGPQTKEQSGVRSQTPAESWLEEAHREAGFSEPYTELSASQQEQLQQRAAYLRQQRDKLHALRKEQQKTKQTAKREKSPSSRTPTPTATPEISAEERKKLQKRKHLADKLKEEVIKK comes from the exons ATGGCTGAGGATGACAGCGAGTGGGTGGTGGAGAGCATCGTGGGCTACCTGGGCAGTCCCGAGTGGGTCATCCCGGTCACGGACTTTATGGAGAACAAATGCACAG tatttgatgatgaagatgaaaataAGTTATCCTACACAGAAATCCATCAGCAGTACAAGACCTTG GTAGAGAAGCTGTTAGAGCATTACATGCAGGAGGTTGGCATCAACGAGCAGCAGTTTCTGGATGCGTGCACGTCTCCCTTTGCCAAGTCCAAAACTCTGCAG TCGGTGTTCCAGCCAGTTCTCGCTACAGATGATTTCCAGATGTTTCGCACACTGATGGTCCAGAAGAACATGGAGCTTCAACTTCAGGCCCTAAGGGTCATCAAGGAAAGGAACG gagctCTCCCAGATTGTCTCACTGACGGTGCTGATGTGAtgacggagctgcagcagcaagagATGAAAATCCTACAAGAGGTTCTCAA aaagtCCAAAGAGGAGTACGATGAGGAGATGTCCCGGAGGCTGCTGTTTGAGGAGGAACTTGGTTCCacttccagcagctgctctgatAAGCCAATGACTGAAGGTGGTGAATCCCAGAATACCACGTCCGCTGCGAGCCAACACAGCAGCGCTGCCAAG GTCAGCCCGGAGAGCAAACCGGCGATCAAGGCAGCTGCCAGCGGAGGTGGAGACGAGAAAAGTGCAGCTAAGAAACCCACAGCAG ATTGTGGCAGTAACGGTGTGGAGTCCAGAgtcctcccagctgtgaaagcTCCAGCGAAGTCCGGCGAGCcgtctctcagcagcagcagcggcggcggcggcggcggccctcaGACTAAAGAGCAGAGCGGCGTCCGCAGTCAGACTCCTGCCGAGTCGTGGCTGGAGGAGGCGCACAGGGAGGCCGGCTTCTCCGAGCCCTAtacc GAGCTGTCAGCGtcccagcaggagcagctccagcagagggcagcgtACCTGCGCCAGCAGCGAGACAAGCTGCACGCTCTGAggaaagagcagcagaaaaccaAGCAGACGGCCAAACGGGAGAAATCCCCCAGCAGCCGCACGCCAacccccaccgccaccccg GAAATATCAgctgaggagaggaagaagctccagaagagaaaacaccTGGCGGACAAACTGAAAGAGGAAGTCATCAAGAAATAA
- the LOC115399892 gene encoding inactive phospholipase D5 isoform X2: MKSQQKCIVIFALVCCFAVLVALIFSAVDIWGDDEDGITEENCSRSCRVVLVENIPEDISFSDNGTSHVPLSQGLYSLLDQAIRVVEIVSPLWLLNSSDYESSFQPAARQGRALLSRLQGLKARGIHLKISSGMIDSDELRTLAKHYAEVHSLNMTALTKGNMHSSFWVVDRRHFYIGSGSMDWRSLATRKELGVLVYNCSCLALDLHRVFSLYWGLQYKDFIPSFWSKRVFALFNRSTPLELTFNSTKAEAYISTSPDGFIPRDRSTDLEAISRVIQEARHFIYISITDYLPLLGSSTKRYWSRIDGLIREALILRKVRVRLLISCREQTHPLTFNFLWSLRSLCMEQANCSLEAKFFNPRVQRDGSLQGVNHNRFMVTDRAIYLGNLDWVGNEFTFNAGAGLVISQPEGVEDRNATVVEQLQAAFERDWFSRYTRSVQANKIPVCNKQHINRVVPGKGRHLDSGPVPLRKGQQDNGPMPLRSHHRVDGQKPDKTKNQDERLGRISRQGPANGPAPLEDGHQEKGPFKMSHFESSQVEIRGGSHENPTDLPGQMAESSGCREISNTSL, encoded by the exons TCTCAGCAGAAGTGCATTGTGATCTTTGCCTTGGTGTGCTGCTTTGCCGTGCTGGTGGCGCTGATTTTCTCGGCCGTGGACATCTGGGGCGACGACGAGGATGGGATCACGGAGGAGAACTgtagcaggagctgcag agtgGTGCTTGTGGAGAACATCCCAGAGGACATCTCGTTCTCAGACAACGGCACATCCCACGTCCCGCTCTCACAGGGGCTGTACAGCTTACTGGACCAGGCAATCCGGGTCGTAGAAATAGTTTCTCCGCTGTGGCTCCTCAACTCCTCTGACTATGAATCCAGCTTCCAGCCGGCTGCCAGACAG GGACGGGCTCTGCTGTCCCGGCTTCAGGGGCTGAAAGCGAGAGGAATCCACCTGAAAATCTCCAGCGGGATGATCGACTCGGATGAGCTCAGGACACTCGCCAAACACT ATGCTGAGGTGCACTCTTTGAACATGACGGCTCTGACCAAAGGCAACATGCACTCGTCCTTCTGGGTGGTGGACAGGAGACATTTCTACATCGGAAGTGGCAGCATGGACTGGAGATCACTGGCCACA AGGAAGGAGCTGGGGGTGTTGGTCTACAACTGCAGCTGTCTGGCTCTGGATCTCCACAGAGTGTTCAGCCTCTACTGGGGGCTCCAGTACAAAGACTTCATCCCCTCCTTCTGGTCCAAGCGCGTCTTCGCCCTTTTCAACAGGAGCACGCCGCTGGAGCTCACCTTCAACAGCACAAAAGCCGAAGCCTACATCTCT accTCACCAGATGGTTTCATCCCTCGAGATCGAAGCACTGATCTGGAGGCCATTTCTCGAGTCATCCAGGAGGCCCGACATTTCATATACATCTCTATCACTGACTACTTACCCCTCCTCGGCAGCAGCACCAAAAG GTATTGGTCCCGTATCGACGGGCTTATCAGGGAGGCTCTGATCCTGAGGAAGGTGCGGGTTCGTTTGCTGATAAGTTGCCGGGAGCAGACTCATCCACTTACCTTCAACTTCCTCTGGTCCCTGAGGAGTCTGTGCATGGAGCAGGCCAACTGCTCGCTGGAAGCT aagttCTTCAACCCCAGAGTACAGAGGGATGGCAGCCTCCAGGGAGTTAACCACAACAGGTTTATGGTTACAGATAGAGCCATTTATTTAG GTAACCTTGACTGGGTGGGAAACGAGTTCACCTTCAACGCAGGAGCGGGCCTGGTGATCAGTCAGCCGGAGGGCGTCGAGGACAGGAACGCTACCgtggtggagcagctgcaggcggCGTTTGAGCGGGACTGGTTTTCCCGTTACACCCGCTCCGTGCAGGCTAATAAAATCCCTGTTTGCAACAAGCAGCACATCAACCGGGTGGTTCCGGGCAAAGGTAGACATCTTGACAGCGGGCCGGTGCCCCTGAGGAAAGGCCAACAGGATAACGGACCCATGCCGCTGAGGAGCCATCACAGAGTCGACGGGCAGAAGCCTGATAAAACGAAGAATCAGGACGAAAGACTTGGCAGAATCAGTCGCCAAGGCCCGGCCAACGGACCGGCGCCGCTCGAGGACGGGCACCAGGAGAAGGGTCCATTCAAAATGAGTCACTTTGAAAGCAGTCAGGTAGAAATCAGAGGTGGGAGCCACGAGAATCCGACAGATCTGCCGGGTCAGATGGCCGAAAGCAGCGGCTGCAGGGAGATTTCCAACACTTCTCTGTGA
- the ppp4r3b gene encoding serine/threonine-protein phosphatase 4 regulatory subunit 3B isoform X2 → MSDTRRRVKVYTLNEDRQWDDRGTGHVSSTFVERLKGISLLVRAESDGSLLLESKISANTAYQKQQDTLIVWSEADNYDLALSFQEKAGCDEIWEKICQVQGKDPALDVTQDPIDESEEERFEEIPETSHLVELPPCELSRLEEIADLVTSVLSSPIRREKLALALMSEGYIKKLLGLFRVCEDLDNREGLHHLYEIVRGVLFLNKAALFEVMFSDDCIMDVVGCLEYDPALVQPKRHREFLTKTAKFKEVIPITDSELRQKIHQTYRVQYIQDIILPTPSVFEENFLSTLTSFIFFNKVEIVSMLQEDEKFLTEVFAQLTDDATEDSKRRELVNFVKEFCAFSQTLQPQNRDAFFKTLANLGILPALEIVMGMDDLQVRAAATDIFSYLVEFSPSMVREFVMQEPQQTDDDVLLINVVIKQMICDSDPELGGAVQLMGLLRTLIDPENMLASSNKTEKTEFLSFFYKYCMHVLTAPLLANTAHDKSSKELQEGSTKINPVCPDNFQTAQLLALILELLTFCVEHHTYHIKTYIMNKDLLRRVLVLMNSKHTFLALCALRFMRRIIGLKDEYYNRYIIKGNLFEPVINALLDNGTRYNLLNSAIIELFEFIKVEDIKSLIAHIVDNFYKALESIEYVQTFKGLKGRYEQEKDRQSQRLNRYRRDARSLDEDEELWFNDDDDDDDGEAVEKRMEDDFPDSYGKYMEAKKGAANGANGANNNGKAAAIPPASPAVTPNNSSASSVKTVALPATPVVKTALVGLVDYPDDEDEEEEDEEEEQSPRKRPRLSS, encoded by the exons ATGTCGGACACTCGGCGGCGGGTAAAAGTGTACACGCTGAATGAGGACCGGCAGTGGGACGATCGGGGTACCGGACACGTCTCGTCCACATTTGTTGAACGGCTAAAGGGAATCTCGTTACTAGTCCGGGCCGAGTCGGACG GATCTTTATTGCTGGAATCGAAAATAAGCGCAAATACCGCATATCAGAAACAGCAG GACACGCTGATTGTATGGTCAGAGGCAGATAACTATGACCTTGCCCTCAGCTTCCAGGAAAAGGCGGGCTGTGATGAGATCTGGGAGAAGATTTGTCAG GTTCAAGGAAAGGACCCTGCTCTGGACGTCACCCAGGACCCCATCGATGAGTCGGAAGAGGAGCGCTTCGAGGAGATCCCAGAGACGAGCCACCTGGTCGAGCTCCCTCCTTGTGAACTAAGTCGACTGGAGGAAATCGCAGACCTGGTCACATCTGTCCTGTCGTCGCCCATCCGGAGAGAAAAACTGGCCCTGGCTCTGATGAGTGAGGGCTACATCAAGAAACTACTGGGTCTGTTCAGAGTATGCGAGGACCTGGACAACAGGGAAGGCCTCCATCACCTCTATGAGATTGTCCGAGGAGTCTTGTTCCTTAATAAAGCGGCCCTGTTCGAGGTCATGTTCTCTGACGACTGTATCATGGATGTGGTGGGCTGCCTCGAGTACGACCCGGCTCTCGTTCAGCCTAAACGACACAGAGAGTTTCTGACCAAGACTGCCAAGTTTAAGGAGGTGATTCCCATCACGGACTCTGAGCTGCGGCAGAAAATCCATCAGACGTACCGAGTTCAGTACATCCAAGACATCATCCTGCCCACGCCATCAGTCTTTGAAGAAAACTTTCTGTCCACACTCACCTCGTTCATCTTTTTCAATAAGGTGGAGATTGTCAGTATGTTACAG GAGGACGAGAAGTTCCTCACGGAGGTCTTTGCACAGCTCACAGACGACGCCACAGAGGACAGTAAAAGGAGAGAGCTC GTGAACTTTGTCAAAGAATTCTGTGCTTTTTCACAAACGCTGCAGCCTCAAAACAGGGACGCTTTTTTCAAAACTCTGGCCAATCTCGGGATTTTACCAGCTCTGGAAATAGTCATG GGGATGGATGACTTGCAGGTGAGAGCTGCAGCGACCGACATCTTCTCCTACCTGGTGGAATTCAGCCCCTCCATGGTCAGGGAGTTTGTCATGCAGGAGCCACAGCAGACGGACGAC GATGTTTTGCTGATAAATGTGGTGATAAAGCAGATGATCTGTGACTCCGACCCGGAGTTGGGAGGAGCCGTCCAGCTGATGGGTCTTCTCAGGACACTCATCGACCCTGAGAACATGCTGGCTTCCTCCAAC aaaacagagaaaactgaGTTTCTGAGTTTCTTCTACAAGTATTGCATGCACGTCCTGACTGCTCCTCTGCTGGCCAACACTGCACACGACAAGAGCTCAAAAG aactgCAGGAGGGTTCTACCAAGATCAACCCAGTCTGTCCAG ATAACTTCCAGACAGCTCAGCTGCTGGCTCTGATCCTGGAGCTCCTGACCTTCTGTGTGGAGCATCACACATATCACATCAAGACCTACATCATGAACAAGGACCTGCTCAGGAGAGTGCTGGTGCTCATGAACTCCAAGCACACCTTTCTTGCTCTTT GCGCCCTGCGCTTCATGCGCAGAATCATCGGTCTGAAAGATGAATATTACAACCGCTACATCATCAAAGGGAACCTGTTTGAGCCCGTCATTAATGCCCTGCTGGACAACGGCACCCGATACAACCTCCTCAACTCAGCCATCATCGAGCTCTTTGAGTTCATTAAAGTG GAGGACATCAAATCTCTCATAGCTCACATTGTGGACAACTTCTACAAAGCTCTGGAATCGATCGAGTACGTCCAGACGTTCAAGGGTCTGAAGGGGCGGTACGAGCAGGAGAAGGACCGGCAGAGTCAGAGACTCAACAG GTATCGCAGAGACGCGCGGTCGTTGGACGAAGACGAAGAGTTGTGGTTCAACGACGACGATGATGACGACGACGGCGAGGCGGTGGAGAAGAGGATGGAGGACGATTTTCCCGACAGCTACGGCAAGTACATGGAAGCCAAAAAAG GAGCCGCCAACGGAGCAAACGGTGCCAACAACAACGGGAAAGCTGCTGCGATCCCCCCCGCCTCTCCCGCCGTCACTCCAAACAACAGCTCGGCTTCCTCCGTCAAAACGGTCGCGCTGCCTGCCACACCCGTCGTCAAG ACTGCCCTCGTGGGTTTGGTGGACTACCCCGACGacgaggacgaagaggaggaggacgaagaggaggagcagtctCCCAGGAAGCGACCTCGCCTGAGCTCTTAA